One segment of Mycolicibacterium sp. YH-1 DNA contains the following:
- a CDS encoding RNA-binding S4 domain-containing protein, whose protein sequence is MESSRVDRWLWAVRLTKTRPDAAEACRGGHVRVNDRPAKPATMVVPGDQVRARVGDTTRIVEVVRVIQKRVGAADAVTCYLDRTPAPPPTSSVPVAARDRGAGRPTKRDRRLLDKWRAGQG, encoded by the coding sequence ATGGAATCGTCCCGTGTGGATCGGTGGTTGTGGGCGGTCCGGCTGACGAAGACCCGGCCGGACGCCGCCGAGGCGTGTCGCGGCGGGCATGTGCGGGTCAACGATCGACCGGCAAAGCCGGCGACCATGGTGGTGCCCGGTGACCAGGTACGCGCTCGGGTTGGCGACACGACGCGGATCGTCGAGGTGGTACGGGTGATTCAGAAGCGCGTCGGTGCGGCCGATGCCGTGACGTGCTACCTGGATCGAACACCCGCGCCGCCACCGACTTCCTCGGTCCCGGTGGCGGCCCGAGATCGGGGCGCGGGTCGGCCCACCAAACGGGATCGTCGGCTTCTGGACAAGTGGCGCGCAGGTCAGGGGTGA
- a CDS encoding adenylate/guanylate cyclase domain-containing protein, translated as MATGRPDVPQGSHAGSQRDASVDALIDRAVAAINRGDRSHAAALAGQVLAADKGNTDAEDLLAAPGDAGEIRRLTLLFADLVDSTALSTRVEPETYHSVVGRYREQVRRIVAHYEGHIGGTAGDGILAVFGHPVAHGDDARRAVLTGMDVVAEVARISRQARDRFGIEVNVRVGVHRGLVYLDTAQDDVYGLAANLVARVSGLAAPGQVMVSSAIEALVRNDFELADCAPAPVKGVEELITHYRLIAERATPDRSARSPLVGRRRERRRLHEAWAHVQSGTSAEPGLLFRGEPGIGKSRLAEEAADLVRASGGVVLELVGSPYHAEVGLHPVRVLLERQCGIDRHTTTEQRLLLLEAEIAARGLDPVTAVPALAPVLAIAPEHGYTPVAAEGLRLGELIAASVRSYLLARIGDTPALLVAEDLQWFDQSTLGVVGSMLDSGRGRLLVLLTGRDGDWLPAQWHVETFDLAPLSDEQTDELITAIDPTVNEEERATVRSRCDGMPFYIEQVVAGLRMTSSSDRRVPDALYEPLLARLRAGTHVVPVVEAAAVIGRHIDRSLLTAVVDLDQTQVDEVIGQLIEARVLEPTGRDTWRFRHELLREVVDELAPPSVRRRLHARVADAMVQGVTADPDWLLVASHYQEAAQHADAAAAYQRATAAARRRGALAEARTYLTQALTQLEHCPPGPARDRSEIAPRLERGYLTATAEGAQSPVAVADFERCLQLVGTDLRDDELVATLCAVGAYYMWRADLPRASQLMELMWESTEHARRWFRPAIAGSLGIVAWLRGEFDTARTYFEQAATGVTDEYENRLQAIWTAPHDPVALAHEHLAWDHLIRGELDSAQARLGEAVDRADRLGYPQRPYNHLYAIDMKIWVHAEAGQFDRARALVEELVEKSDRFGLDHLYWQLLGATEKAMVDGRASLAGRTPKLATIAAQIDALTQVIEVWQALGASTYRPFYWCTLGQLLIAAGRLDEARVRLNTALQFTADTGICFYSAELLRALAHTHGDSTSCAEGLAAARELARAQGAWLFELRSALDDVELRGEPARHYLAEAVEKMPMGCPLPELARARAALKRRGTGG; from the coding sequence GTGGCGACCGGCCGCCCCGACGTTCCGCAAGGCAGTCACGCTGGTTCTCAGCGGGATGCCTCAGTCGACGCGCTGATCGACCGCGCCGTGGCGGCGATCAACCGGGGCGATCGCAGCCATGCGGCGGCCTTGGCGGGGCAGGTGCTCGCGGCCGACAAGGGCAATACCGATGCCGAGGACTTGCTGGCCGCGCCAGGCGATGCCGGCGAGATCCGGCGGTTGACGTTGCTCTTCGCCGACTTGGTTGACTCGACGGCGCTTTCGACCCGGGTCGAGCCGGAGACGTACCACTCGGTGGTGGGGCGATATCGCGAACAGGTGCGTCGCATCGTCGCCCACTATGAGGGCCACATCGGCGGGACCGCCGGCGACGGCATTCTGGCCGTGTTCGGGCATCCGGTGGCCCACGGCGACGACGCGCGTCGGGCAGTGCTCACGGGCATGGACGTCGTCGCCGAGGTCGCCCGGATCAGCCGTCAGGCCCGGGACCGGTTCGGGATCGAGGTCAACGTTCGGGTCGGTGTGCACCGCGGGTTGGTCTATCTGGACACAGCCCAAGACGACGTCTACGGACTCGCCGCCAATCTCGTTGCACGCGTCTCCGGCCTGGCCGCACCGGGCCAGGTCATGGTGTCCTCGGCGATCGAGGCCCTGGTGCGCAATGACTTTGAGCTTGCCGATTGCGCTCCGGCACCGGTCAAGGGTGTCGAGGAGCTGATCACGCACTACCGGTTGATCGCGGAACGGGCCACCCCAGACCGTTCCGCCCGGAGTCCGCTGGTGGGACGCCGCCGTGAGCGCCGTCGTCTCCATGAGGCGTGGGCCCACGTGCAGTCCGGCACGTCAGCGGAACCGGGGCTGCTCTTCCGCGGTGAACCAGGCATCGGAAAGAGTCGGCTGGCCGAAGAAGCGGCAGATCTGGTCCGCGCCAGCGGTGGTGTGGTGCTTGAACTCGTCGGCTCGCCCTACCACGCCGAAGTGGGCTTACATCCAGTCCGGGTTCTGCTGGAGCGGCAATGCGGAATCGACAGGCACACAACCACCGAACAACGCCTGCTGCTGCTCGAGGCCGAGATCGCCGCGCGCGGGCTGGATCCCGTAACTGCGGTGCCCGCACTCGCGCCGGTGTTGGCGATCGCCCCCGAGCACGGCTACACACCCGTGGCCGCTGAGGGTCTCAGGCTCGGGGAGCTCATCGCGGCATCGGTCCGGTCATATCTACTCGCCCGCATCGGTGACACTCCGGCGCTGCTCGTCGCCGAGGATCTGCAGTGGTTCGATCAGTCCACGCTGGGCGTCGTCGGGTCGATGCTGGATTCCGGGCGGGGCAGACTGCTCGTCCTACTCACCGGCCGCGACGGTGACTGGTTGCCTGCACAGTGGCATGTCGAGACATTCGACCTCGCGCCGCTGTCCGATGAGCAGACGGACGAGTTGATAACCGCGATCGATCCGACGGTCAACGAGGAGGAGCGGGCGACGGTACGAAGCCGCTGCGACGGCATGCCCTTCTATATCGAGCAGGTCGTGGCCGGATTGCGCATGACGTCGTCGTCGGATCGTCGTGTGCCCGATGCCCTGTACGAGCCGCTCCTCGCACGGTTGCGCGCAGGCACACATGTCGTGCCGGTGGTCGAGGCCGCCGCGGTCATTGGCCGCCACATCGACAGATCCCTGCTGACAGCGGTGGTCGACCTCGACCAGACACAGGTCGACGAGGTGATCGGCCAGCTCATTGAAGCCCGTGTGCTCGAACCGACTGGCCGCGACACCTGGCGGTTTCGGCACGAGCTTCTGCGCGAGGTCGTCGACGAGCTGGCACCGCCCAGCGTGCGGCGCAGACTCCACGCCAGGGTTGCCGATGCGATGGTCCAGGGGGTGACCGCCGACCCGGACTGGTTACTGGTTGCCTCGCACTACCAGGAGGCCGCTCAGCACGCCGACGCGGCAGCGGCCTATCAACGAGCGACGGCCGCTGCCCGTCGGCGAGGGGCGCTGGCTGAGGCCCGCACCTACCTGACCCAGGCCCTCACACAGCTCGAGCACTGTCCGCCCGGCCCGGCTCGCGACCGCAGTGAGATCGCCCCTCGACTTGAGCGGGGGTACCTCACCGCCACCGCTGAGGGCGCCCAGAGCCCTGTCGCCGTCGCCGACTTCGAACGGTGCCTCCAGCTGGTGGGCACGGACCTGCGCGACGACGAACTGGTCGCGACGCTGTGCGCGGTGGGTGCCTACTACATGTGGCGCGCGGACCTGCCCCGGGCCAGCCAGCTCATGGAGCTGATGTGGGAGAGCACCGAACACGCCAGGCGGTGGTTCCGCCCGGCGATTGCCGGGTCGCTCGGTATCGTGGCGTGGCTACGCGGTGAGTTCGACACCGCACGAACGTATTTCGAGCAAGCCGCCACGGGCGTGACCGACGAGTACGAAAACCGACTTCAGGCCATCTGGACCGCCCCGCATGACCCGGTGGCCCTGGCGCATGAACACCTCGCCTGGGATCACCTGATCCGCGGTGAGCTGGACAGCGCCCAGGCGCGATTGGGCGAGGCCGTCGACCGCGCAGACCGGCTCGGCTATCCGCAACGGCCATACAACCACCTATATGCCATTGACATGAAGATCTGGGTGCACGCCGAGGCCGGGCAGTTCGACCGCGCTCGCGCACTGGTCGAGGAACTCGTCGAGAAGTCCGACCGCTTTGGACTGGACCACCTGTACTGGCAGCTGCTCGGCGCCACCGAGAAGGCGATGGTGGATGGGCGGGCATCACTTGCCGGACGCACTCCCAAACTCGCCACGATCGCTGCTCAGATCGACGCCCTGACACAGGTGATCGAGGTCTGGCAGGCGCTCGGCGCCAGTACGTATCGGCCGTTCTACTGGTGCACCCTTGGGCAGCTGTTGATTGCCGCCGGCCGGCTCGACGAAGCGCGCGTCCGTCTCAACACCGCTCTGCAGTTCACCGCGGACACCGGCATTTGCTTCTACAGCGCCGAGTTGCTGCGCGCTCTCGCCCACACTCATGGGGATTCGACCTCATGCGCGGAGGGTCTCGCCGCGGCCCGCGAACTCGCGCGCGCCCAGGGTGCCTGGCTGTTCGAGCTGCGCTCCGCTCTGGATGATGTCGAGCTACGCGGAGAACCGGCCCGCCACTATCTCGCCGAAGCCGTCGAGAAGATGCCGATGGGCTGTCCGCTGCCAGAACTGGCACGGGCGCGCGCCGCTCTCAAGAGGCGAGGTACGGGGGGATGA
- a CDS encoding isoprenylcysteine carboxyl methyltransferase family protein, with translation MYYLFIALIGAERLVELGFAQRNAAWSFANGGKEFGRGHYPVMVGMHVALLLSCVAEVAFLHRPFIPVLGWAMVAVVAASTAVRWWCVSVLGRHWNPRVIVVPGAPLVRSGPYRWAHHPNYTAVAAEVAALPLVHSAWVTAIVFSIANALVLRVRIRTEDAALGYA, from the coding sequence ATGTACTACCTGTTCATTGCGTTGATCGGCGCCGAACGCCTGGTCGAGCTGGGGTTCGCGCAGCGCAACGCCGCATGGTCGTTCGCCAACGGCGGCAAGGAGTTCGGGCGCGGGCACTACCCGGTGATGGTGGGCATGCACGTGGCGCTACTCCTGTCGTGCGTTGCCGAGGTCGCGTTCCTGCACCGGCCGTTCATTCCCGTGCTCGGCTGGGCCATGGTCGCGGTGGTGGCCGCCAGCACCGCGGTCCGATGGTGGTGCGTGTCGGTCCTCGGCAGGCACTGGAATCCGCGGGTGATCGTCGTCCCGGGGGCTCCCCTGGTACGGAGCGGCCCCTACCGATGGGCGCATCACCCGAACTACACCGCGGTCGCGGCGGAGGTGGCAGCACTGCCCCTGGTGCACTCGGCGTGGGTGACCGCCATCGTGTTCAGCATCGCGAATGCCCTGGTGCTGAGGGTTCGGATCAGGACGGAGGATGCCGCGCTCGGGTACGCCTGA
- a CDS encoding type III polyketide synthase, translating into MPEHRTGAPRISGTGVALTPHRYSQEEVVGELTSIIEPGFARFARTSGVEHRSLAMTLDRYPAMTGFTEANSTYLEVATDLGEQAVRSALDAAKLEPSDVDVIVTVSSTGVAVPTIDARIFSRLGLRPDVKRVPLFGLGCVAGAAGLARVHDYLRGFPDHVAVLLSVELCSLTLQRGDTSIPALIGVCLFGDGAAAVVASGADRVPHGPSMIDEPRVLATRSRIIPGTVDVMGWNVTASGFGLVMSRDVPRMALDYLGEEVVAFLAAHGLTTRDVSAWICHPGGPKVLEAVGQALDVSTAEFRHSWESMRDNGNISSASVLDVLNRTLAEPPPAGSIGLMLAMGPGFSFELLLLSW; encoded by the coding sequence ATGCCCGAACATCGCACGGGTGCTCCCCGCATCTCAGGGACGGGGGTGGCCCTGACACCGCACCGTTACTCCCAAGAAGAGGTGGTCGGCGAGCTCACGTCGATCATCGAGCCGGGGTTCGCGCGCTTCGCACGTACCAGCGGTGTCGAGCATCGCAGTCTCGCAATGACTCTCGATCGCTACCCCGCCATGACCGGGTTCACCGAGGCGAACTCCACCTACCTCGAGGTGGCTACCGACCTCGGTGAGCAGGCTGTGCGCTCGGCGCTGGACGCCGCCAAGCTCGAGCCTTCCGACGTCGACGTCATTGTGACGGTGTCGAGCACGGGTGTTGCCGTTCCGACGATCGACGCGCGGATCTTCTCGCGACTGGGATTGCGGCCCGACGTCAAGCGCGTACCGCTCTTCGGGTTGGGCTGCGTCGCCGGTGCTGCCGGGCTGGCGCGAGTTCACGACTACCTTCGCGGGTTCCCCGACCATGTCGCGGTTCTCCTGTCGGTGGAACTGTGTTCGCTGACGTTGCAACGCGGCGACACCTCGATACCGGCACTGATCGGGGTGTGTCTCTTCGGTGACGGCGCCGCCGCAGTTGTAGCCAGTGGTGCGGATCGAGTTCCTCATGGCCCGAGCATGATTGACGAGCCACGGGTACTCGCGACACGTAGCAGGATCATCCCCGGCACCGTCGACGTGATGGGTTGGAACGTCACCGCCAGCGGATTCGGGCTGGTGATGTCGCGTGACGTGCCGCGAATGGCGCTGGACTACCTCGGCGAGGAGGTTGTCGCCTTCCTCGCCGCTCACGGCCTCACCACCCGTGACGTGTCGGCGTGGATCTGTCACCCCGGGGGTCCCAAGGTTCTCGAGGCGGTCGGACAGGCGCTCGACGTGTCCACGGCGGAGTTCCGGCACAGCTGGGAGTCGATGCGGGACAACGGCAACATCTCCTCCGCCTCGGTCCTTGACGTGCTCAATCGCACCCTGGCCGAGCCTCCACCTGCGGGGTCGATCGGCCTGATGCTGGCGATGGGCCCCGGATTCAGCTTCGAACTGCTCCTCCTGAGCTGGTAG
- a CDS encoding mitomycin antibiotics/polyketide fumonisin biosynthesis protein — protein MLDAAGFAENGVLKLDEAAPREVADAARDLLWTQIGLSPDDPESWTKPVVWAADLTGAGPFGVLARSRRLADALDVLCGPGGWQPRGALGNIPVRFPVKPTDDDRGWHIDNNTPRSDGTWAVSGRPQTLLLLTILSEVGPDDAPTRIRVGSHRDVAAVLGDDLIDAHECGPLVDAASAGRDVMPATGVPGDMYVVHPFTVHAADEHRGRTPRFMAQAPVLLAAPLTPQTRSLLGSAWHR, from the coding sequence ATGCTCGATGCAGCGGGGTTCGCGGAGAACGGTGTCCTCAAGCTGGACGAGGCGGCACCCCGGGAGGTCGCCGACGCGGCGCGAGACCTGCTGTGGACCCAGATTGGCTTGTCTCCCGACGATCCTGAATCGTGGACCAAGCCGGTGGTGTGGGCGGCCGACCTGACCGGTGCGGGCCCCTTCGGCGTGCTGGCGCGGAGTCGCAGGCTCGCGGACGCCCTCGATGTGCTGTGCGGGCCCGGCGGGTGGCAGCCGCGGGGCGCGCTGGGCAACATCCCAGTGCGGTTCCCGGTGAAGCCCACGGACGACGACCGCGGTTGGCACATCGACAACAACACCCCGCGGTCAGATGGCACATGGGCGGTCAGCGGCCGCCCTCAGACGCTGTTGCTGCTGACAATTCTGTCCGAGGTGGGCCCCGATGACGCACCGACGCGGATCCGGGTTGGCTCTCATCGAGACGTCGCCGCCGTGTTGGGCGATGATCTGATCGACGCGCACGAGTGCGGGCCGTTGGTGGACGCCGCCAGCGCCGGCCGCGACGTCATGCCGGCCACCGGCGTTCCCGGCGACATGTATGTCGTGCACCCGTTCACGGTCCACGCCGCCGATGAGCATCGCGGCCGAACCCCGCGGTTCATGGCGCAGGCGCCGGTGTTGCTCGCTGCCCCACTCACTCCGCAGACCCGATCGCTGCTGGGATCGGCGTGGCACCGTTGA
- a CDS encoding putative quinol monooxygenase, which yields MVIVAGHVTVEPQERTSYLAGCVNVVEQARGRAGCLDFTIAADLIDPGRVNIYERWESREAVEDFRGSGPSDDQSAAMLSASVAEYDVADVRSLIEDGPAR from the coding sequence ATGGTCATCGTCGCAGGCCACGTCACCGTCGAGCCCCAGGAGCGCACGTCCTACCTCGCGGGCTGTGTGAACGTCGTCGAGCAGGCACGGGGGAGGGCCGGCTGCCTGGACTTCACCATCGCCGCTGACCTGATCGACCCTGGCCGCGTCAACATCTACGAGCGCTGGGAGTCGCGAGAGGCCGTCGAGGACTTCCGCGGCAGCGGCCCGAGCGATGACCAGAGTGCGGCGATGCTCTCGGCGTCGGTCGCCGAGTACGACGTCGCCGATGTGCGGTCCTTGATCGAGGACGGCCCCGCGCGATGA